From Bacillus sp. Bos-x628, the proteins below share one genomic window:
- the pyrG gene encoding glutamine hydrolyzing CTP synthase, with the protein MTKYIFVTGGVVSSLGKGITAASLGRLLKNRGLDVTIQKFDPYINVDPGTMSPYQHGEVFVTDDGAETDLDLGHYERFIDINLNKYSNVTTGKIYSTVLKKERRGDYLGGTVQVIPHITNEIKDRVYRAGKETGADVVITEIGGTVGDIESLPFLEAIRQMKSDIGRENVMYIHCTLVPYIRAAGELKTKPTQHSVKELRSLGIQPNVIVVRTEMPMTQDMKDKIALFCDIDTKAVIECQDADTLYSIPLDLQKQGLDKLVCEYMKLDCKDADMTEWKALVDKVQNLSKQVTIGLVGKYVELQDAYISVVESLRHAGYAFDADVHIKWINAEEVTADNIADLAHDADGIIVPGGFGDRGVEGKIIATQYARENKVPFFGICLGMQVASIEYARNVLGFEGAHSAEIDPETKFPIIDLLPEQKDVEDLGGTLRLGLYPCKLSEETKAFAAYNDEVVYERHRHRYEFNNEYRQQMEAAGFVFSGTSPDGRLVEIIELKDHPWFLASQFHPEFTSRPTRPQPLFRDFVGASLQAAESK; encoded by the coding sequence ATGACAAAGTATATTTTTGTAACAGGAGGAGTGGTTTCCTCACTTGGAAAAGGGATCACGGCTGCATCATTAGGTCGCCTTTTGAAAAACAGAGGGCTGGATGTGACCATTCAAAAATTCGATCCTTATATAAATGTAGACCCAGGGACAATGAGTCCATACCAGCACGGAGAGGTTTTTGTCACAGATGATGGTGCTGAAACCGACCTTGATTTAGGTCACTACGAGCGTTTTATTGATATTAACTTAAATAAGTACAGCAACGTGACGACTGGTAAAATCTATTCAACTGTTCTGAAGAAGGAGCGCCGCGGTGACTATTTAGGCGGTACGGTTCAGGTGATTCCCCACATTACAAATGAAATCAAAGACCGTGTATACCGTGCAGGTAAAGAAACCGGTGCAGATGTCGTGATTACAGAGATCGGTGGTACAGTTGGAGATATTGAATCTCTTCCATTCCTTGAAGCGATTCGTCAGATGAAGAGTGATATTGGTCGTGAAAATGTTATGTATATTCACTGTACCCTTGTCCCTTATATCCGTGCAGCAGGTGAGCTCAAAACAAAGCCGACACAGCACAGTGTAAAAGAATTGCGCAGTCTTGGTATTCAGCCAAACGTCATTGTTGTGAGAACAGAAATGCCAATGACACAAGATATGAAGGATAAAATTGCACTATTTTGTGACATTGATACAAAAGCCGTCATTGAATGTCAGGATGCAGATACACTCTATTCCATTCCGCTTGATTTGCAAAAGCAGGGATTGGACAAGCTTGTATGTGAGTACATGAAGCTCGATTGCAAAGATGCGGACATGACTGAGTGGAAGGCACTTGTAGACAAAGTACAGAACCTTTCAAAACAAGTAACAATTGGCCTTGTCGGAAAGTATGTTGAATTGCAGGATGCGTATATCTCTGTCGTAGAATCACTTCGTCATGCAGGTTATGCGTTTGATGCCGATGTCCACATCAAATGGATTAATGCAGAAGAAGTAACAGCAGATAATATAGCTGATTTAGCACATGATGCAGACGGTATTATCGTACCTGGCGGCTTCGGAGATCGCGGAGTTGAAGGGAAAATCATTGCGACACAATATGCTCGTGAAAACAAAGTGCCGTTCTTCGGTATTTGCTTAGGTATGCAAGTCGCGTCTATCGAATATGCAAGAAATGTGTTAGGTTTTGAGGGAGCACATTCAGCGGAAATTGATCCAGAAACGAAGTTCCCAATTATCGACCTTCTTCCAGAACAAAAGGATGTAGAAGATCTCGGCGGAACACTCCGTCTTGGACTATACCCTTGTAAATTAAGTGAAGAGACAAAAGCATTTGCTGCATACAATGATGAAGTGGTATACGAACGTCACCGTCACCGCTATGAATTCAACAACGAATACAGACAACAAATGGAAGCAGCAGGATTTGTTTTCTCTGGTACAAGCCCAGACGGACGCCTTGTTGAAATTATCGAGCTAAAGGATCATCCGTGGTTCCTTGCCTCTCAGTTCCACCCAGAATTCACTTCAAGACCAACAAGACCACAGCCGTTATTTAGAGACTTCGTAGGTGCTTCACTGCAAGCAGCCGAATCAAAATAA